From the Chloroflexota bacterium genome, one window contains:
- a CDS encoding sortase — protein sequence MRTSQQHSDNTRRPVRRRNLTLGIAMVVVGALLLTIVSGYFAYATSARSQLGDLNYVVAAQSAQSTLANPSAPAGASFASSSSSSTMSSAPLLSNPVVAPAQGTTTGASVTTSSGSAAVNLPVNAGSQAGAVSPAQSSNHTGPTGPTSPASPANQEESTLPPSSYTALYPASHIHPKFWAQPLWAGGEPYVYNPDGGGSGLPDGFRAVSAVDDALLRGSGSATTRIAIPLIDVDSETKELSILNLGDSRAYETPKNLVGHIPQSPNPGERGNAWYFGHLESPIRGEGNVFQRLPEIPDLLRDGDDVFVELENEDGSIFLYKITRTEVLHQDELELYGADVAQLTLVACVPRLVYDHRIVVTAELVGIKYAPGVVH from the coding sequence ATGAGAACCAGCCAGCAGCACAGCGACAATACGCGGCGTCCCGTTCGCCGGCGCAATTTGACGCTCGGCATTGCGATGGTAGTGGTGGGCGCGCTGCTGCTGACCATCGTCAGCGGCTACTTCGCCTACGCCACAAGCGCACGCTCGCAGCTCGGCGACCTCAATTATGTTGTGGCGGCGCAGTCCGCGCAGTCCACGCTCGCCAATCCGTCTGCTCCGGCCGGCGCGTCGTTTGCATCGTCGTCATCGTCTTCTACCATGTCGTCCGCGCCTTTGCTCAGCAATCCTGTCGTCGCTCCGGCGCAAGGCACAACGACTGGTGCATCGGTGACAACATCATCGGGCAGCGCCGCCGTAAACCTGCCTGTCAACGCGGGTTCGCAAGCAGGCGCCGTCAGCCCGGCGCAGTCATCAAACCATACTGGCCCGACTGGTCCGACCAGTCCGGCGAGTCCCGCCAATCAGGAAGAATCCACTTTGCCGCCGTCGAGCTACACTGCGCTCTATCCTGCGTCGCACATTCACCCCAAGTTCTGGGCGCAGCCGCTTTGGGCAGGCGGCGAGCCGTATGTGTACAACCCGGACGGTGGCGGCAGCGGATTGCCGGACGGATTCCGCGCGGTGTCGGCGGTGGATGACGCGCTGCTTCGGGGTTCGGGCAGCGCAACCACGCGCATCGCCATTCCGCTGATAGATGTCGATTCGGAGACGAAGGAACTGTCCATATTGAACTTAGGTGACAGCAGAGCGTACGAGACGCCGAAGAATCTGGTGGGACACATACCACAGTCGCCGAACCCGGGAGAACGCGGCAATGCGTGGTATTTCGGACACTTGGAAAGCCCGATTAGGGGCGAAGGCAACGTGTTCCAGCGTCTGCCGGAGATACCCGACCTGCTGCGAGACGGCGACGATGTGTTCGTGGAGTTGGAGAACGAAGACGGCAGCATATTCCTGTACAAGATCACTCGCACCGAGGTGTTGCACCAGGACGAGCTCGAACTCTACGGCGCAGATGTAGCGCAGCTAACGCTAGTAGCCTGCGTCCCTCGCCTAGTTTACGACCACCGTATAGTCGTAACCGCGGAATTGGTGGGCATCAAATACGCGCCGGGCGTGGTTCACTAA
- a CDS encoding LysR family transcriptional regulator, giving the protein MTTWFYILAEVYQQMEIRELRSFSTAARLRSISRAARELGLGQPTVTTHIKKLEEELNMTLFDRVKRPIQLTLAGQRLADIVTPLVEGIDALPTMTALAEEEGPVHIASTPDIIPHTLLRVVRVFLNRYPRVHLRVRSGTRTEVLQMVESGDVDLGVVQHAEKSESLEFQGLFLYERVLITPLDHPLMREPLQSLEQIAGSPLILMGRGTHTRQILEEEFKRRGVDYDIIVELDSMDMIKRYVELGMGISVGPRLSIEPDDSQRVGVISLANFLPVDQAGIVTLKGKTVSTPTRNFIAVMQDVLSPAGSHR; this is encoded by the coding sequence ATGACAACATGGTTCTACATTCTTGCAGAGGTCTATCAACAAATGGAAATTCGGGAACTGAGGAGCTTCAGCACGGCGGCGCGCCTGCGGAGCATTTCACGGGCGGCACGGGAACTTGGGTTGGGGCAGCCTACGGTTACGACGCACATCAAGAAATTGGAAGAAGAACTGAATATGACGCTGTTCGACCGGGTGAAGCGTCCCATACAGCTCACGCTCGCCGGACAGCGATTGGCGGACATCGTTACGCCGCTGGTTGAAGGCATCGACGCGCTGCCGACAATGACCGCGCTCGCCGAAGAAGAGGGCCCGGTGCACATCGCGTCCACGCCGGACATCATCCCGCATACGCTGCTGCGCGTGGTGCGCGTGTTCCTGAACCGCTATCCGCGTGTTCACCTGCGGGTGCGCTCCGGCACGCGCACCGAGGTGCTGCAAATGGTGGAGAGCGGCGATGTTGACCTAGGCGTGGTGCAGCACGCGGAGAAGAGTGAGTCGCTGGAGTTTCAGGGGCTGTTCCTGTACGAGCGCGTGCTGATAACGCCGCTGGACCATCCGCTAATGCGCGAGCCGCTGCAGTCGCTGGAGCAGATAGCGGGGTCGCCGCTCATTCTAATGGGACGCGGCACGCACACGCGGCAGATTTTGGAGGAAGAGTTCAAGCGGCGCGGCGTGGACTACGACATAATAGTCGAGCTGGACAGCATGGACATGATCAAGCGGTATGTCGAGCTGGGCATGGGCATATCGGTGGGACCCCGTCTGTCGATAGAGCCGGACGACTCGCAGCGCGTAGGCGTCATAAGCCTGGCAAACTTCCTGCCCGTCGATCAAGCGGGCATCGTAACGCTAAAGGGCAAAACAGTCTCCACGCCCACCCGCAACTTCATCGCCGTAATGCAGGATGTGCTGTCGCCGGCAGGCTCGCATCGGTAA
- a CDS encoding heme lyase CcmF/NrfE family subunit → MVDAGQLALVIAMVVTAYAALASFVGAWQRIPDLTASARYGFYSVPMLLFVSTAALVYAFVTRDFSVRYVAENSNLAMSHIYTWVAFYAGNAGSLLYLALVLAVVSAIAVLTIRKRLPHTTPYALGVMALILAFFLAIMLFLANPLERLPVTPPDGQGINPLLVHFGMFIHPPLQMAGLVLVAVPFSIAMGALAARRGGRDEWVDLGRLWGMVSWLVLTLGLLLGSWWAYTILGWGGYWAWDPVENSALMPWLAMTAFVHSIMVQKRRGMFRMWNMALIITAFTMAQMGMFINRGGPVPSVHSFAQSTMGWLFLAFMAGTLLISIAVFMWRYDSLRSRARLESFVSRESSFLGQNILFLTVAFVTLWGTIFPVFSEAADDTVITVGRPFFDRVNGPILLVIIALMGIGPLLPWRRSTTQSLIRALRAPVVTALLVVVALLIVGVRQPFALLGFAAVGLAVGGIASEWYRGTRSRHRRGEAYPVAFLNLLSGNRPRYGGYIVHIGISMLAVGVVASSFFSAQRDIVMLPGDVQAFGDYTFKYVGAVHTVHTDRAESIAAFDVWKGERFSGRMEAFRAFYPTFSIASTKGAIRSTPIEDFYIVPSEFGADDQAVFRVLINPMVWWMWASGPVLALGILVGLWPSRRPEPAVVRVPSGAQAARA, encoded by the coding sequence ATGGTTGATGCTGGGCAGCTGGCGCTTGTGATTGCGATGGTGGTTACGGCGTATGCCGCGCTCGCCTCGTTCGTGGGCGCGTGGCAGCGCATTCCGGACTTGACGGCGAGCGCGCGCTACGGCTTCTACTCCGTGCCCATGCTGCTGTTCGTCTCCACTGCCGCGCTGGTGTACGCCTTCGTTACGCGCGATTTCAGCGTGCGCTATGTCGCAGAAAACAGCAATCTGGCGATGTCGCACATCTACACATGGGTCGCGTTTTACGCGGGCAACGCGGGGTCGCTGCTCTACTTGGCGCTGGTGCTGGCGGTCGTATCCGCCATCGCCGTGCTGACGATACGCAAGCGTTTGCCGCACACCACGCCCTACGCGCTCGGCGTGATGGCGCTGATACTGGCGTTCTTCCTCGCCATAATGTTGTTCCTCGCCAACCCTCTGGAACGCCTGCCGGTAACGCCGCCGGACGGGCAGGGCATCAACCCGCTGCTGGTGCATTTTGGCATGTTCATCCACCCGCCGCTGCAAATGGCGGGCTTGGTGCTGGTCGCCGTGCCGTTCAGCATAGCGATGGGCGCGCTTGCGGCAAGGCGCGGCGGCAGAGACGAATGGGTCGATCTCGGCAGGCTGTGGGGCATGGTGTCGTGGCTGGTGCTGACGCTCGGGCTGCTGCTCGGAAGCTGGTGGGCGTACACGATACTCGGCTGGGGCGGCTACTGGGCTTGGGACCCGGTGGAAAACTCCGCGCTTATGCCGTGGCTCGCGATGACCGCCTTCGTGCATTCCATAATGGTGCAAAAGCGGCGCGGGATGTTCCGCATGTGGAACATGGCGCTCATCATCACTGCGTTCACGATGGCGCAGATGGGCATGTTCATCAACCGCGGCGGTCCGGTGCCGTCCGTGCATTCGTTCGCGCAAAGCACGATGGGCTGGCTGTTCCTCGCATTCATGGCGGGGACGCTGCTCATATCCATCGCGGTCTTCATGTGGCGATACGACTCGTTGCGGAGCCGCGCGCGCCTAGAATCTTTCGTATCCCGCGAGAGTTCGTTCCTGGGGCAGAACATCCTGTTTCTCACAGTCGCGTTCGTAACGCTGTGGGGCACGATATTCCCGGTGTTCAGCGAGGCTGCGGACGACACGGTGATTACTGTCGGTCGGCCGTTCTTCGATCGCGTGAATGGGCCCATCCTGCTGGTAATAATCGCGCTGATGGGCATAGGGCCGCTGCTGCCGTGGCGCCGATCCACCACGCAAAGCCTGATACGGGCATTGCGAGCGCCGGTCGTTACCGCCTTGCTGGTAGTCGTCGCGCTGCTGATCGTGGGCGTGCGTCAGCCATTCGCGCTGCTTGGGTTCGCTGCCGTTGGCTTGGCGGTCGGCGGCATAGCGAGCGAGTGGTATCGTGGCACGCGATCGCGACACAGACGCGGCGAGGCGTATCCGGTGGCGTTCCTGAACCTGCTGTCCGGCAATCGCCCGCGCTACGGCGGATACATCGTGCATATCGGCATATCCATGCTTGCTGTTGGAGTGGTGGCGTCTTCGTTCTTCAGCGCGCAGCGCGACATCGTGATGCTGCCCGGCGATGTGCAGGCGTTCGGCGATTACACATTCAAGTATGTCGGCGCGGTGCACACGGTGCATACCGACAGAGCGGAGTCGATAGCGGCGTTCGATGTGTGGAAGGGCGAGCGATTCTCAGGCAGGATGGAGGCGTTCCGCGCGTTCTACCCGACATTCAGCATAGCGTCCACAAAGGGCGCAATTCGCAGCACGCCCATCGAAGACTTCTACATCGTGCCGTCCGAATTCGGCGCGGACGACCAAGCGGTATTCCGCGTGCTGATAAACCCGATGGTCTGGTGGATGTGGGCGTCCGGTCCTGTGCTGGCGCTGGGCATACTGGTCGGGCTTTGGCCCTCGAGGCGTCCTGAGCCGGCTGTAGTGCGCGTGCCATCCGGCGCGCAGGCAGCGAGGGCATAG
- a CDS encoding cytochrome c-type biogenesis protein CcmH, translating to MFMGNSWLGIIIVMAAALFAVGCSNARADVPPAEQRAQALNRSIMCPVCPGESIDQSQVALAVQMRGIVDEKLSEGWTDEQVREFFVERYGPSVLLQPPTEGVSLAVWILPPMGVAAALAVFVLVVRNMRRKPDPDYDAGDMQSALSDDDLQAYYDRVELSVSDTNIDGQGRDEQGS from the coding sequence ATGTTTATGGGCAATAGTTGGCTTGGCATAATAATAGTGATGGCGGCGGCGCTGTTCGCGGTGGGCTGCTCGAATGCACGGGCGGACGTGCCGCCGGCGGAGCAGCGCGCGCAGGCATTGAATCGGTCTATCATGTGTCCGGTGTGCCCAGGCGAATCGATAGACCAGTCGCAGGTCGCGCTCGCCGTGCAGATGCGCGGCATTGTGGACGAAAAGCTCTCAGAAGGCTGGACCGACGAGCAGGTGCGCGAGTTCTTCGTTGAACGATACGGCCCCAGCGTGCTGCTGCAGCCGCCGACCGAAGGCGTGTCGCTTGCCGTGTGGATATTGCCGCCGATGGGCGTCGCCGCCGCGCTCGCCGTGTTCGTCTTGGTCGTGCGCAATATGCGCCGCAAGCCGGACCCGGACTACGATGCGGGCGACATGCAGTCCGCGCTCTCGGACGATGATTTGCAGGCGTATTACGACCGCGTGGAATTGTCGGTATCCGATACTAACATTGATGGGCAGGGTAGGGATGAACAAGGAAGTTAA
- a CDS encoding S8 family serine peptidase has protein sequence MSRRNLLLGTIVIGALAIVLVASGAFGGPLSPQPDGSVAHAQTSDTPTPTPVPPPDQPGSEPPNDFDARNLTPVDDMPPVNERAAQTYPNLDSNLNRLVEQVTVGALSFAAAAEQAPLHSGESVAVTLFVESGSAEGIADWLEENGASPRNIGDDYIEAYVPVSLLGAASEQDGVGVIRTMIPPEALQGSIVSEGAALHGAPAWNAAGFTGVGVKIGIIDVGFEGFASLMGSEVPATVQTRCYHDLGMYTSDLSDCEYDSRHGTAVTEAVFDIAPDATYYISNPGSWSDLQSATQWMVANDVDVINHSVTWIWHGRGDGISPFASGPLTTVDIAVDGGIIWVNSAGNSATDTWYGTFNDPDGDNVHSFESGDECNNITLDPGDVILVQLRWGDIWMGASRDLDLTLNRVTSSGNFPVASSTDNQFGDIEHIPLELFVYASEEGGEYCLTVNQWGARRPEWLQMQAWRIRELEHHTNSYSITSPAESKNPGMLAVGATRYSDTSTIEFFSSQGPTPDGRIKPEIVGVDGGQTAAYRSGESPEGRFYGTSQAAPHIAGLAALVKQQNPDYTPAQIADYLKSNAEARGSVPNNTWGYGFAKLPSDVTSIIPTPTSTPTATPIPDDVCIAALTGPATIDGSWTADCLSSTAAPGGEGDRYARFYTFTLTGNTVVDVTLESEINTYLYIRSGHGPDGAIVEDGGSSTISELSQELAAGDYTIEATTYNPNEGGDFTLTVQMEGTVTPTPTPPATPTPIPTPTPPAPPAPDIKEAACNADDLSHIGDYETVVEYGPFTYRSNYYGIVQEYLIRLEATTSDVAIVCIATRYDIVDNARWHGLNYSTALSEFGTIVDGNINDHEQAFIANQIGHDMLGLHVDYLSSGEERKLTDARFIDARNLTVALVRFIHPGADEYPDIEGPAGVARTIANRLFSAVGANSWGRQAFDAAEALK, from the coding sequence ATGAGCCGAAGAAACCTATTATTGGGAACCATCGTAATTGGCGCACTCGCGATAGTCCTCGTGGCGAGCGGCGCGTTTGGCGGTCCGCTGTCGCCGCAACCCGACGGCAGTGTCGCGCACGCGCAGACATCGGACACGCCCACACCAACACCCGTACCGCCGCCAGACCAGCCGGGCAGCGAACCACCCAACGACTTCGACGCCCGAAACTTGACGCCAGTCGATGACATGCCGCCCGTCAACGAGCGCGCGGCGCAGACGTACCCGAACCTCGATTCCAACCTCAACCGCCTGGTCGAGCAGGTCACGGTGGGCGCGCTGTCCTTTGCGGCGGCGGCGGAGCAAGCGCCACTGCACAGCGGCGAATCGGTCGCTGTTACGCTGTTCGTCGAATCGGGCAGCGCGGAAGGCATAGCCGACTGGCTCGAAGAGAATGGGGCATCCCCGCGCAACATCGGCGACGACTACATCGAGGCGTATGTCCCCGTATCGCTGCTAGGCGCAGCGTCAGAGCAGGACGGCGTCGGCGTCATCCGAACCATGATCCCGCCGGAGGCGCTGCAAGGCAGCATCGTCAGCGAGGGTGCAGCGCTGCACGGCGCACCTGCTTGGAACGCCGCAGGCTTCACCGGAGTCGGCGTGAAAATCGGCATCATTGACGTTGGGTTCGAGGGCTTCGCTAGCCTGATGGGAAGCGAAGTGCCAGCAACGGTGCAGACTAGGTGCTACCACGACCTCGGGATGTACACATCGGACCTGTCAGACTGCGAGTATGACAGTCGGCACGGTACAGCGGTAACCGAAGCTGTGTTCGACATAGCGCCGGACGCCACCTACTACATTTCTAATCCAGGATCCTGGAGCGACTTGCAATCTGCTACGCAATGGATGGTCGCCAACGATGTGGATGTGATCAATCATTCGGTTACCTGGATATGGCATGGTCGTGGCGATGGCATATCACCCTTCGCATCTGGGCCACTCACTACGGTGGATATTGCCGTAGATGGCGGTATTATCTGGGTCAACTCTGCTGGCAATAGCGCGACTGACACATGGTATGGCACGTTTAACGATCCTGATGGAGATAACGTGCATAGCTTCGAATCGGGTGACGAGTGCAATAACATAACTCTCGATCCGGGCGATGTAATTCTAGTCCAACTACGCTGGGGCGACATCTGGATGGGCGCGAGCCGCGACTTGGACCTAACGCTTAACCGCGTAACATCCTCCGGTAATTTTCCTGTCGCATCCAGTACGGATAACCAATTCGGCGATATAGAGCATATACCGCTTGAGCTGTTTGTGTACGCTTCGGAGGAAGGCGGAGAGTATTGCTTGACAGTCAATCAATGGGGCGCAAGGAGACCCGAGTGGCTTCAGATGCAGGCATGGAGAATTCGCGAACTGGAGCATCATACCAATAGCTACAGCATAACTAGCCCTGCAGAAAGCAAAAACCCCGGCATGCTCGCCGTCGGCGCTACACGATACAGCGACACTTCCACAATCGAGTTCTTCAGCAGCCAAGGTCCGACGCCGGACGGCAGGATCAAGCCGGAAATCGTGGGTGTGGACGGGGGACAGACAGCGGCCTATCGCTCGGGTGAAAGTCCTGAGGGCCGCTTCTACGGCACGAGCCAAGCAGCTCCGCACATTGCGGGGCTTGCCGCTCTTGTCAAGCAGCAGAATCCGGATTACACACCTGCACAAATTGCCGATTACCTGAAGAGCAACGCTGAAGCGCGCGGCTCCGTTCCCAACAATACTTGGGGCTACGGCTTCGCCAAGCTGCCTAGCGATGTGACATCGATCATACCTACTCCCACGAGCACGCCCACAGCCACGCCGATACCCGACGATGTCTGCATCGCAGCGCTGACCGGCCCTGCGACGATAGACGGCTCGTGGACTGCGGACTGCCTCTCTTCTACGGCGGCTCCGGGTGGCGAGGGCGACCGCTACGCACGGTTCTATACATTCACGCTCACGGGCAATACCGTTGTGGATGTCACGCTGGAATCGGAAATAAACACATATCTGTACATTCGCTCCGGGCATGGTCCGGACGGCGCGATAGTGGAGGACGGCGGCAGTTCCACGATATCCGAACTATCGCAGGAACTTGCGGCAGGCGACTATACCATCGAAGCGACGACATACAATCCGAACGAAGGCGGAGACTTCACGCTGACGGTGCAAATGGAGGGAACGGTCACGCCGACACCGACACCGCCTGCCACTCCCACCCCAATACCGACACCGACACCGCCTGCTCCGCCTGCTCCGGACATCAAGGAAGCCGCTTGCAACGCGGATGACCTGAGTCATATCGGTGACTATGAGACTGTCGTTGAGTACGGTCCGTTTACATATCGCAGCAATTACTATGGAATCGTTCAGGAGTACCTAATCCGGCTTGAAGCCACGACATCGGATGTCGCAATCGTCTGTATCGCCACCAGATACGACATCGTCGATAATGCGCGTTGGCACGGTCTGAATTACTCGACCGCGCTGAGTGAATTCGGGACTATCGTTGACGGTAACATAAATGACCATGAGCAGGCTTTCATAGCAAATCAGATAGGCCATGACATGCTCGGCTTGCATGTGGATTATCTGTCGAGTGGCGAGGAGAGAAAATTAACCGACGCTAGGTTCATCGACGCTCGGAATCTGACGGTAGCATTAGTCCGCTTCATACACCCCGGCGCAGACGAATATCCCGATATTGAAGGTCCCGCGGGCGTAGCTAGGACTATCGCGAACAGGTTGTTCTCGGCTGTCGGCGCAAACTCGTGGGGCAGGCAGGCGTTCGACGCGGCTGAAGCGCTGAAGTAG